One genomic region from Diabrotica undecimpunctata isolate CICGRU chromosome 9, icDiaUnde3, whole genome shotgun sequence encodes:
- the LOC140450429 gene encoding uncharacterized protein, whose amino-acid sequence MNQTNVKQEVFEDSSMRHSKENEKDDFMPNEIKIQLQNYSYQRKTEKEIKNIKIEESTDEKFDNMQMHKEVMEGKIEIKEELEEFNHGHQENQLSTSVDLDVLKLETEQKDSSGFHTDKNGMDVLETLPIHFCNKEKSPLKCEVCFKQFSQRGHLDNHVRMHMKVHTEKGKAYKCEFCLKQFFQREQLKEHLRMHTGEKPYQCKICFKQFNKKNNLNMHVKIHTEDKPYKCDTCFKQFSQKGNLIKHKKLHTGEKPYKCNICLKRFSRKGILKVHLRIHTGEKPFQCEICFNQFNEKSILDLHMKVHTGEKPHQCEICFKRFVHSGNLRRHLRVHTGEKPYKCEICFKQFSEKSTLKIHTRLHTGEKPYKCEICFTQFNQKTSLNVHMNVHTNAFHQKQQLKMRSVKKTYRCEICFNPFKRKSNLNEHMRVHTGEKPYQCEICFKEFIRSGVLKRHLRVHTGEKPYKCEICFRQFTQKSNLNVHIYRSH is encoded by the exons atgaACCAAACGAATGTTAAACAAGAAGTATTTGAGGATAGTTCTATGCGTCattcaaaagaaaatgaaaaagatgatTTTATGCCAAATGAGATTAAGATACAGCTTCAAAATTACTCATAtcaaagaaaaactgaaaaagaaatcaaaaatataaaaattgaggAAAGTACAGATGAAAAGTTCGATAATATGCAAATGCATAAAGAAG TTATGGAAGGTAAGATAGAAATTAAGGAAGAGTTGGAAGAATTTAATCATGGACATCAAGAGAATCAGCTATCCACATCAGTAGATCTTGATGTTTTGAAGCTTGAAACAGAACAAAAAGATAGCTCGG GTTTTCACACTGACAAAAATGGAATGGACGTTCTAGAAACATTACCTATTCATTTTTGTAATAAGGAAAAGAGTCCATTAAAATGTGAAGTTtgctttaagcagttttctcaaagAGGGCATTTGGACAATCATGTCAGAATGCACATGAAAGTTCACACAGAAAAAGGAAAAGCTTATAAGTGTGAATTTTGcttaaaacagttttttcaaagagAGCAACTCAAAGAGCATTTAAGaatgcatactggagaaaaaccttatcaatgtaaaatttgctttaaacagtttaacaaaaaaaataatttaaatatgcaTGTCAAAATTCACACTGAAGACAAACCTTATAAATGTGATACTtgctttaagcagttttctcagaaaGGCAATTTGATAAAGCATAAGAAATTAcacactggcgaaaaaccttacaagtgcaaCATTTGTTTGAAGCGTTTTTCTCGAAAAGGAATATTGAAAGTTCATTTGAGAatacatactggtgaaaaaccattccagtgtgaaatctgttttaatcagtttaatgaaaAAAGTATTTTAGATTTGCATAtgaaagttcacactggagagAAACCTCACcaatgtgaaatttgctttaagcggTTTGTTCACAGTGGAAATTTGAGaagacatttgagagtgcacactggcgaaaaaccttacaagtgtgaaatttgttttaagcaatttagtgaaaAAAGCACTTTGAAAATACATacgagattgcacactggagaaaaaccttataagtgcgaaatttgttttaccCAGTTTAACCAAAAAACTAGTTTAAATGTGCATATGAATGTTCACACTAATGCTTTTCATCAAAAACAACAATTGAAAATGCGTAGTGTTAAAAAAACTTAcaggtgtgaaatttgttttaatccatttaaaagaaaaagtaatttaaatgagCATATGAGAGTTCACACTGGAGAGAAACCATATcaatgtgaaatttgctttaaggaGTTTATTCGCAGTGGggttttgaaaagacatttgagagtgcacactggtgaaaaaccttacaagtgtgaaatttgttttagacAGTTTActcaaaaaagtaatttaaatgtGCATATTTACCGTTCACACTAG